A genome region from Meleagris gallopavo isolate NT-WF06-2002-E0010 breed Aviagen turkey brand Nicholas breeding stock chromosome 9, Turkey_5.1, whole genome shotgun sequence includes the following:
- the RLIM gene encoding E3 ubiquitin-protein ligase RLIM isoform X2: protein MESSDSSDKGSIDQSEAQRQSQLDRLDREEAFYQFVNNLSEEDYRLMRDNNLLGTPGEITEEELLRRLHQVKEGPPQQNSDENRGAESTEDVSNGDSIIDWLNSVRQTGNTTRSGQRGNQSWRAVSRTNPNSGDFRFSLEINVNRNNGNTNPETENEPSVEPSSGEDLENSQSDSEIPRSESPSVRQPGSERSTSEELTEEASPRGQRRARSRSPEQRRTRARTDRSRSPINPVSEAPRRSHHNTSSQTFDHSAVNEAEGSSRTRQHVTLRQHAVGTEIPSENAVLFSAPETRPVPQAAGSSETNGASESAAPGQRPPTIVLDLQVRRVRPGEYRQRDSIANRTRSRSQTPNNTVTYESERGGFRRTFSRSERAGVRTYVSTIRIPIRRILNTGLSETTSVAIQTMLRQIMTGFGELSYFMYSDSDADPSGPTPNQNVDASEPQNGGGGSSSNESTDVSSGEVFEGSNEGGSTSGARREGRNTRGSVTFEESGSLPFLSLAQFFLLNEDDDDQPRGLTKEQIDNLAMRNFGESDALKTCSVCITEYTEGNKLRKLPCSHEYHVHCIDRWLSENSTCPICRRAVLASGNRESVV, encoded by the exons GTGAAATTACTGAAGAAGAGTTGCTGAGAAGGCTGCACCAAGTTAAAGAAGGTCCGCCACAGCAAAACAGTGATGAGAATAGAG GTGCAGAGTCCACAGAAGATGTTTCAAATGGAGATTCTATAATAGACTGGCTTAATTCAGTCCGACAGACTGGAAATACAACACGAAGTGGGCAGCGAGGAAACCAATCTTGGAGAGCCGTGAGCCGGACTAATCCAAATAGTGGTGACTTCAGATTCAGTTTGGAAATAAACGTCAACCGTAATAATGGGAACACAAATCCTGAAACTGAGAATGAGCCATCTGTAGAGCCTTCCAGTGGGGAAGATTTGGAAAACAGCCAAAGTGACTCTGAAATTCCAAGGTCTGAATCACCATCTGTAAGACAGCCTGGATCAGAAAGGAGCACTTCAGAAGAGTTAACTGAGGAAGCTTCTCCTAGAGGGCAGAGGAGAGCGAGAAGTAGGAGCCCAGAACAGCGGAGAACACGGGCTAGGACTGATAGAAGTAGGTCACCTATTAATCCAGTGAGTGAGGCTCCTCGCAGGTCTCATCACAATACATCATCTCAAACGTTTGACCATTCAGCAGTGAATGAAGCTGAGGGAAGCTCTAGAACTAGGCAGCATGTGACATTAAGGCAGCATGCAGTGGGGACTGAGATTCCTAGTGaaaatgcagttctgttttcagCCCCTGAAACAAGACCTGTTCCTCAAGCAGCAGGTTCTTCAGAAACTAATGGTGCCAGTGAGTCTGCAGCTCCTGGACAGAGGCCTCCTACCATAGTACTCGACCTCCAGGTGAGAAGAGTTCGTCCAGGAGAGTATCGGCAAAGGGACAGCATAGCCAACAGAACTCGGTCCCGGTCCCAGACTCCTAACAACACAGTCACTTATGAAAGTGAACGAGGAGGGTTTAGGCGTACGTTTTCACGTTCAGAGCGGGCTGGAGTGAGAACTTACGTCAGCACCATTAGGATTCCAATTCGTAGGATCTTAAATACAGGCTTAAGTGAGACTACATCGGTTGCAATTCAGACTATGCTAAGGCAGATAATGACAGGCTTTGGAGAGCTGAGTTACTTTATGTATAGTGATAGCGATGCAGATCCTAGTGGCCCAACTCCAAATCAGAATGTGGATGCTTCTGAGCCACAGAACGGAGGGGGTGGTAGTTCAAGCAATGAAAGTACAGATGTTAGCTCAGGGGAGGTGTTTGAAGGTAGTAATGAAGGTGGTTCAACATCTGGTGCCAGACGGGAAGGTCGGAATACGAGAGGATCGGTCACGTTTGAAGAAAGTGGTTCTTTACCATTCCTTAGCCTAGCACAGTTTTTCCTACTaaatgaagatgatgatgacCAACCAAGAGGACTCACCAAAGAACAAATTGACAACCTAGCAATGAGGAATTTCGGTGAGAGTGATGCTCTGAAAACGTGTAGTGTGTGTATTACAGAGTACACGGAAGGAAACAAGCTTCGTAAATTGCCTTGTTCCCACGAGTATCACGTCCACTGCATCGATCGCTGGTTATCAGAAAATTCCACTTGTCCCATTTGTCGCAGAGCAGTCTTAGCTTCTGGTAACAGAGAGAGTGTTGTCTAA